In Melanotaenia boesemani isolate fMelBoe1 chromosome 5, fMelBoe1.pri, whole genome shotgun sequence, the DNA window tcgtgaacaagaccccgagatatggaAACTTGTACAAAAATGATTATATGCTGTAACAAAGTGAGCCTGTAGTTCACCACTTCTCCCTATTATTTGGACTCTATTTCTTCTGTCATCTGGTATACTCCTGTTTAACATTGTTATGTGTTTTAACCCATATTACAGGCTAGGAGTTTGGGAGGGGCCAACCCAGCACTTCAGAGCTACAGGTGTGGGTGATTTAAGAAAATGGTTTAGTCTAAATCAGAGCAGGTGTGTTTTTACAGGCGTATATAATCAGTTTGTGCGGGAAGCTCTCGAGAGGGAAGTAAGGAACCAGAGAATGCATGTGGATACAACTGGATTAATAAACCTTGCTTCATTAAGAAACACAGGACTGATGATTTTGTTTCTTCCATTTATTCAACCAGTTTGGCCTCTATCTTAcatatgcatgtgcatggtatcaagataaaacacatatgtgcatatatttatctttttaaagaacattttaaaacaagagaATAATCTTTCACTCTTTAACCAGACAAAGAGATTCCTTTCTGTGGTGTGACACAGAGAAAACCTTACATGTTTAATTACCCCTCGGTATGTcaagaataaacatttctgtgtgtgaatTTAGCTCCAATTGTGTCCCCCACTTTGCAGCGGTCAGGGGAGCAACTACGAAGACAAAAGAAgaacatatttataaaattaaaaaaacagagtTGAGGTTGAATTTTAATTAGGGAGAAAATTGtggcttcattttctttaaGGCCTAGTTCACACGGATTAGCTGAGATTGTTAGCTTTAAGAAGGTCTGTAACTGTCCCAGGCTGTGTGTTCATCTGGTGGATAAGATGATTTCTTACCAAACCGATGAAACTTTAAATCACCATGTCTCTGGTGAGGGAGGTGACTCAGGTCTATAAGAGACAGCATGAGGGTTTCGATGGTTCAGCTCGTTAGATGACGGTTCATCAGTCAGGGTGAACACAGTGTCAGGTCCACGGTGTTTAGTCTGCAGATGTTTCTGAAATTCACAAttcacaaatttccctgaggacctccaaagggattaataaagtattatttcatttcatttttcatttcatttcattaacaaacgtaaaataaacaaagaattgAAGACCAGAGAAATTTGTACAAGTACTGAAGGGTTCATTCAAAAGGAACCATTTCTAATAGTgtattttataatcatttagaAGGGACTCCGTTGTGTTATTGAAATATTAGGATTACATGAGAAATTGTCATGACACTAACTGATGgtgagtaaaattaaaaatggatggtatCACTTCTTCCTTTAAACCAGTGGACTGTCCAGTCCTGTTAAAGTCCTCTGGGTTAAAATGACGGCTGCAGATGACTGAACAGTCCTTCGGCAAAAAGATTCTCCTCCTGAGTGCTGCCACCTATTTTGCCTCCTCCATTTATCTTTTGGAAACAGACCAAACAACTGAACATCGTTCAGTTCTCAGTTCTTCTGTAGCTACAGGTCAGCAGTTAAAGTTAATGTTAGCACCATGAAACTGATTTAGATGATGTTGACATGACCTACTTAGCACAATTATATGAAGTGGGTGATTGCTAAATGCCACTTAAACCATCTTACTGTAATCATCGTCttactaaaacatttttattttcttgtcctgacatAAGCTGGTTTAATTTATGTTAGCTTAAGAAATACACCAAATTCAACAAttcataacagttaaataatataaaaccactTCTTACTTGTGAAATGTTATCTCTCTTATCTTGGTTTCGGTGTTTCTTTTACAGGAACATCTGTATGCAGCACAAAAATCTGCCATttttgtttcacacacacagtctgacaCAATCTGATTAGTCTGCCCGGGTCTGAAATCCCgacccaagatggcggccgtgtTGATGTGCCTGACACGCCCGAACGCAGCATCTacgtgtatatatctatggctGCCCGTGTTGATGATAAAGTAGTGCAATACTGTGTTTGGTGCTAAAGATTTATTACAGTGAAGTAAAGCAACTCTCCACCCAGTTATTTTGTTATGCCTATATTATTTACAGGTTGTACATAAAAGCACAGGTTTATACAGTGATGAGTACTGATGTGGAAAAAATCTGCATTCAGAAACGGTTTCAGAAAAGGAGAATTTAAAGTAAAGTTCCAAGTTTTGTACATCACATAATTTAAGATGGTCTAAAACTGGAGATTTATAATGTTGATGATTCACATTGAACACATTACTGTAAACTTAGAAACTTTGATAGCAGAAGAGGAAGACAAATGTTGAATCAGCATCCTGATGAAACACATCTCTGTGAACTAAAAACAACATGCTGGGTCATTTCAAACATGAGTGTGTTCAACACCTAATTTAATAAACCACAGTTCAACACTTTGCATGCTTAACATGTCCTTTATTATGTTAGTTTtactgcttgtgtttttaacagATGATCCTGGTTCCGGGATAAAACTGTATATAAGAGCTGGTCCTTGACGTGTCCAGCACCTCCACACAGGAAACATCCACCTGAAGAAGAGAAGTTCATTCTGCTGAAGGTTTTCTACCAACTTCTGTTGTTTATTCATTGTTCTGGTTTTATGATTCTGCAGCAGGTTTTACTAACATGACTGTCTCTCTTTTCTGAAGGTGATCATCTTTAATCTACATCCACCATGAAGCTGCTGACTCTCCCTTTACTTCTCTGTGCCATGATAGCTCTGAGCAGAGGTGcaggtaagtgtgtgtgtgtgtgtaggtgtgtgtgtgtgtgtgtgtttgtgtgtgtgtgtgtgtgtgtgtgtgtgtgtgtgtgtgtgtgtgtgtgtgtgtgtgtgtgtgtgtgtgtgtgtgtgtgtgtgcataaatgATCCATTCCTACAGTGATTGTTAGAAAAACTGATGTATGATGAAAAAATGGAAAGCAGgacatttttaatctgattctATCACTGAACGTGAGAAAGAGAAACCCAGAGGTATCGGTTTCTACAAAaagtgaataataataaactgagATTAGATTAAGGACACGAGCATAATACCGTTGGacaaagaattattttattttaccttatttcatatatttcttatgttttcctgttttttttttttgtttgtttgtttttttgtgtgaaatTTGGCAGATTTGAAAATGTTAAGCAGATATATGattatatacacacaaaaaatacataaaattaacTTACAACTATTAAAACACATATATAAATGAACTTAGAAGACAGGAGGACATTGGGAAAAACGTGTCCTTCAGTATTTTGTCCAAACATAATTTTACATGGAAACTGAAAACTGCTGCTCTCGATTCTTTTCAGGAGATGTGTCCCCAACTTGTTCTGATAACTGGACTAAAATCGGCAGTCGCTGTTTCGGCTACGTTCTGACACCTATGAGCTGGAGTGAAGCTGAGGTCAGACAGATGAAGAATGATGAGTCCTGCTAGAAACATGAcgttgttttgtatttgttctcAGTGACTCCACTCCTTTATGTTTCTATCATACTGTAGAAGAACTGTGTCTCTATGGGAGGACATCTTGCATCTGTCCACAGTGCTGATGAAAATCAGGACATACAAAGCCTGATATGGTCCATCACTCATAACTATAAAGACACATGGGTTGGAGGCTCTGATCAGAGCAAGGTAACTACTAAAATGGAAGATCTGATTTCTACAGAAAAACATTCTTACGAAATATTCAAACCTTTTTCTTCCCTCATCTGTCCTCTAGGAAGGTGTCTGGACTTGGACTGATGGTACACAATTTTCGTTCAAAGGCTGGTGCCGTGGAGAGCCCAATAATTCTGGAAATGGGCAGCATTGCCTGCAGATAAATTATCAAGGTAAAACACAGTTCTAATGATTGACtagaaatggataaataaaggttgttgattttctttttacacagcTGCTATCATCttgatgtaaaatgtgtttttatacagtCATGAGATCATCCTGAAGTTTTGCTTTGTGCAACACTAACTGATGCTTTTTGGTACTTACAGTAAATAGGTGCTGGGACGACTTTTTTTGTGAACagaaatatccatccatctgcgCCAAGAAAATCTGACGACTCCTGGACTGGTTCAGGGACACGATGAAGCTTCCAGTGTTACAACACTGGTGgatctgtgtttctgttcatcCTGTTCAACCACATGTGTAACCTTCACTCATTATCACTCTTCATCTTTATTCTTCTCTATCGCTGTAACGCTACATAAGGAATGAAGCAACCAGGAACATAATCAGTAGCTGGATGTCTGTATCAGGTCTTGTGACTTTAAAAAGAGCAGACTGAGTTatgaaaatgatgattttaGCTAAACCTTCCTCTGCAGACTAAACTATCTCTTCTTGTcttttccaaattaaaaacttCAAGCATTGCAGTAAAttgttctgtgtgttttatatcttgtatttttatgtacTCAACACTTAACAGATTTTATAAAAGTTAACTTCCATATTAACATATTTCATGAACAACTTTTGGCtcattcttgactttaatggcaacaacatgttttaaaaactggaatgttcaaacaaaaggctggaaaacaaACTGCACCAAAAATAAACAGTAGGGGGAACATGTAGCCACTAATTAGTTTATTAGACAGCAGGTCAATAACATaactgggtataaaaagagcaaCTTAGAGAGGTAGAGTCTGTCAGAAGAGATAAACTGTCTACAGATCCAGTATTTTCAGCAGAATGTCTCTCAATGTAAAATTATAAACACTGAATATTCCATCATAGACGGGACATAATCTCATCAAATGATTCAGACCATCTGGAGACAACTCTTTGTGTAAGaaacatgaatgaaaaccaGTATTGGATGGAGAGCTTCGGACCCTGAGGCAGCcatgcattaaaaacacacattactCTATCATGGAAATCACTGATTGGGATCGTGAACACTTCCAGGAATCAGTTCACCGTGTCATCCACAACAGCAgcttaaagctctatcatgcaaatAAGAAGCTGCATATGCACAAGATCCTGAAATGCTGCTGCCCTCTCCTGGTCAAAGCTCATTAGAAACAGACGGAGGCAAAGTGGAAATTCTTTATGAAAATCATGGACTGAAGAGCAGATGGACCATCTGTGTTGTTAATAGAGCTCAATTTCATATAACAAGGACAACAAGGCAAGTATTTagtacaaatcaaaaacacctggaggagcatgaCTCGGGATAAAAGGAATATTTGAAAGGAAAAAttggcattttttttccatgttaagGTGAAATTTCTTATCTgatgttgtttctgttctattctgaACAAAGTGAGGGTTGTTGAGATTTGCAAACCATtgagtttagttttaatttaaaatgatttaatatttaatttaaaatacaatTCAGCCACCACATGTACAGGTTTGTATGTATGACGGAACCTGAAATTACAAAGCAGCTGCAGgttaaaagtttgatttttcATTAACAATAAGTTATTTTACCTTCAATATAGGTGAATTATGGTGGATTTTCTTCCTCTAAATGATGTTGTTAGTATGGCCATTTGAACACAGTGCAAAAGTATTTAACTCTGCTGAATAACATTAGtcattttccaaaagaaaaagaaaaactactaaATTATTCCACATAAAGCAAACTAAGTCATGGCTTAGCCTGATAGTTAaacatgatgaggttaaactgtaGATTTTTCTCTATATTTAAGAGAATTTgcgtttcttctttttaacttaCTGTGAAATTTTGTGGTTTCTAATTTATCTGTTACTTCACTGAAAGTTTTGTAAGAGTTTCTACCAGGTATCTGATAATTTACTGCTTAGTCACTGAGACagagaattaaaaaacagaGTCACTATGAAACGGGAAGAAGTCAAACACAAAGCAGCAAAGAGTTACTTTAAGATCCAAGTCTTTCCAAAAACAATTGAAATGTCTGTTTGGGCTGCAACAGAGATTCTCAGGGGTCCCCGACTTTCCCAACAGGTTCTCCAAACAGTACAGGGGGTCCACAAAGTTTTGACTATAACAGAGTGGGCGTGACATCCACACAGAGATGAGCTGAGGTGTATCTGcttactatttaattatttagatgTTTTGTTCACATGGATTTGATGTTTTAGGAGCCTGAAAAAACTAACTTTAGAACCTAATCCAGGTCCTGAAGTGAATCAATGAAGTCATCAAAGTCTGCTGTACAATGTGTTAAAACACATATCctcagtcattaaaaaaaactatttcgtACGTCACACCTTGTGTATCCAACCTATTTTCCTCCATGTACTGTGGGTTATTGAGGTCGGCCGTCAATggtcaaaattcttccagacacaaacatgttttcacctACGAGTGAacccagtggcctcaggtgcagctaTGACTGTACTGCAGGTAatacttcagtattctgtacaTGTGTATTATCTTCTTCCATGTGCCTTTTAAGGCGTTACTCAACCCGAGAAGTACTCTACCACCTATTAAACAAAGCTGGTAAAGCAGCTTTAAAGCTCAGAAGGTTCTTacttcagagacaccgtagtaaaaatgctggcacaaatatggcagctacTACATATGaggacccacagcaagtagatagaaatggctcattctaaaagaataaaaacataaaggttATTTTGGTAgggattagataccaataggaACAGCTTTTAATGATATATTCTGTTATTGACATTTGATTTTGCTACACGCTGCACCTTTAAGTTGTTGCTTAACAGAAGGAAATTATCTACAGCCATTCCCTATACTTACTCAGTAAATACCTTCATAAAGTACTGGCAGGTATTACCAGTTCAGGTTTAAAGTCAGATCCAACTAGTGCAGATTCAGGAAGCAGAAGAGCATCCAGAAATACCGGTGTTACGACCCCTTTTTGAACCAGGGGTGATAGGGTcgtcaacaaaacaaataagacgaaatataaaataataacagttatttatttacaaacaacAAACGGGTTCAACATAAATCAAGGCATCTAAGGCCATCAattacaacaaaagaaacataattaaCTCAAGGTGTCCTCAATCGAGGTaaacaataaactaaattaataaacacaaactcaaaagATTTCTATAAACCAAAATACTGCTCTAACAATTAATCAAACTGGAGCTATGTTTAATCTATACTTAATATACCGTTAATTCAACAACAAAAGATGTCTGCTAAacccaaaatacacaaattaaagaaagaacGAGCGCAGAATCACAATCAAATCAAGTACTCAAATGTCTAACTAAGGGAAGAAGAATGCTCTTACAAACTGCTAAGCGTCAACCAACCAACCACTACTATTACTGCAAGTCCCAAACTGGCGAACTGTGGGCCTgaaggaacacagctgccctgatcACCGCCTCCCTTTTAAGGACCGGTACTCCCGCTGGTTGGTCGCCGAGGAGGAAGCAGTGTGTCGGTGCTGTCCTGTAAGATGAGTGGGGCGGGGCTCCCCTGAGCAGGTGGAACCGAGGACATCCAATCACCATACAGGAGGGAACGAAGGAGGTCTCGCAGGCCAGGAGCAGGGTTGCAGGATATGCAGCAGACATTCACATACACGTCCAGGCCAGAGGCCAGGGAACGTGACACTCCCCCCCTTAAAATACAAATTCTCCCACGACACTTTCTCAAactgaaacacaagaaaacgTCAGCCATATAATCTATA includes these proteins:
- the LOC121640203 gene encoding ladderlectin-like, translated to MKLLTLPLLLCAMIALSRGAGDVSPTCSDNWTKIGSRCFGYVLTPMSWSEAEKNCVSMGGHLASVHSADENQDIQSLIWSITHNYKDTWVGGSDQSKEGVWTWTDGTQFSFKGWCRGEPNNSGNGQHCLQINYQVNRCWDDFFCEQKYPSICAKKI